From a region of the Besnoitia besnoiti strain Bb-Ger1 chromosome I, whole genome shotgun sequence genome:
- a CDS encoding hypothetical protein (encoded by transcript BESB_001700), with the protein MLTSVDSLWLLLESAFCFCWTSTTRTRRIMAGAAPRAASPSASRSVSRSPLPSPVSASPLPTAAAPSASAAGFSGSSSSRSSRAALVAPSGASVAARRSDLFPRGEESGAEIMEVVSSHASLAHAPGPPDDSFSPPSSLLASAFSSCASSLPSEACFLPACHPTTCTCRLELGSCALCPVPCCCLRDSPVSHVSLLEYPLSHRLRVPLGGRDPEGGEEGDLGASLAFSVSSFQTSAWSAASAASPGGAAEFGLDLASESERKSATLFLPGALLCSPVGESPAGVSSQICPFSCLAPPLPGSGGAGLVASGDVRVPSWRGARRLNRGKLSAKATASRSSFLLQAETEKARAATDASGSSVSPLSTRSPFSPFGRGAGAPLGGRDGAAAQPPKTAFASASLPALHSSSPAATSAFHARASAATADAASQVRGVSPSASFAALGCDPARADASPFSALSPTPSHAAPPPAPPLSTSFCSPVVPPLPLAGGAGAAAGRPGASQGSGGSAGSSSAAVESTGAAAGGETAGSRAATRSSPCLEPLAERATQDVSVASALAQRRLIDVSGTRVLLFEGLYFGRILHRGFSNTVCFCSWKRPIDISQLPLSVSYVNHRHLLLPSQLAGARGGSEDRGELRDRRRPREEEMCVDVDEEVAADAKPRAAKQEACNKRLAAEPEEARIGDMREEDAEMTEARPFSPSPAPRSPRSACAAAEEGEEGARRERGRREKGEGDRVAAKAEAEEDAKRLVVKVTHKDRLTSSVELLRARHEVLLLQELEHPNVLPLLLAGEDEHEMFMFFDFATCGDLYNITKMKAFDEQVVRHICVQILRALRYIHGNGIIHCDIKPHNLLVFRPPSTPAPESPGAPGTPPAEEPLRAVPSPPLATRSLPVDVPCREGRRSASHDDGDAPQVAKDRKAEREEEMEEEESCAESQSAPAAVSVLDCSNGLAKVPDELDKVVIKVCDFGLAQHVKRGQMIRCDELRGSHGYLAPELLQREPYDERIDLWAVGVIVYTMIGGYEPFYPPSECINGELEFDDRYWGCVSAEAKDFIARLLTRNPRNRMTADEALVHPWISGFR; encoded by the exons aTGCTGACTTCAGTCGACTCTCTCTGGCTGCTTCTAGAGTCTgctttctgcttctgctggACCTCGACCACGAGAACGCGCAGGATCATGGCCGGTGCAGCCccgcgagctgcgtcgcccagcgcctctcgctccgtctctcgctcgccgttGCCGTCTCCAGTCtcggcctctcctctccctaccgccgccgccccttctgcgtctgcggccgggTTCTCCgggtcttcttcgtctcgctcgtcgcgtGCCGCTCTGGTGGCGCCGTCCGGGGCGTCTGtggccgctcgccgcagcgatTTGTTTCcccgaggagaagagagcgggGCGGAGATAATGGAAGTCGTCTcctcgcatgcgtcgctTGCGCACGCCCCCGGACCGCCGGACGACTCCTTCTccccgccgtcttcgctgctcgcctctgcgttttcttcctgcgcgtcttctctcccgtcTGAGGCGTGCTTTCTACCCGCGTGTCACCCGACAACCTGCACCTGTCGCCTCGAACTGGGGAGCTGCGCGCTCTGTCCAGTGCCCTGTTGCTGCCTCCGCGACTCGCCCGTCTCACACGTTTCGCTGCTCGAGTATCCGCTCTCGCATCGGCTCCGCGTACcgctcggcgggcgcgaccctgagggcggcgaggaaggtgACCTCGGCGCATCGCTGGCCTTCTCAGTCTCCTCCTTCCAGACCTCTGCGTGgtcagcggcctcggcggcgtcgcccggcggcgcggcggagttCGGCTTGGATCTCGCGtccgagagcgagaggaaatCTGCGACACTCTTCCTCCCCGGTGCGCTGCTCTGCTCGCCCGTCGGGGAGAGCCCCGCAGGCGTCTCGTCTCAAATCTGCCCCttcagctgcctcgcgccgccgctgccagggagcggaggcgccggcctcgtcgcGAGCGGTGACGTGCGCGTTCCCTCGTGGCGTGGCGCGCGTAGGCTGAACCGAGGGAAACTCAGCGCGAAGGCCACTGCTAGTCGGTCTTCGTTTCTCTTGCAGGCCGAGActgagaaggcgagagcggccACGGATGCGTCGGGCTCGTCTgtgtcgcctctctccacgAGGTCGCCTTTCTCGCCCTTCGGGAGGGGCGCCGGGGCACCGCTGGGCGGCCGAGAtggagcggcagcgcagccaCCAAAGACCGCTTttgcttccgcttctcttccTGCTCTCcattcttcttctcccgctGCCACTTCTGCCTTCCATGCGCGAGCgtcagcagcgacggcggacgcTGCCTCGCAGGTCCGCGGAGTatctccctccgcctctttcGCGGCGCTAGGTTGCGACCCAgctcgcgccgacgcctcgcccttcAGCGCCCTCTCTCCCACCCCCTCCcacgccgcccccccccctgcgccgccgctctccacCTCGTTCTGCTCGCCGGTCgttccgcctctgcctctcgcaggcggggcgggcgccgcagccgggaGGCCCGGGGCCTCGCAGGGGTCTGGAGGCTCCGCAGGGTCCTCCTCGGCTGCCGTGGAGTcgaccggcgccgcagctggcggggagacggcgggaagccgagcggcgacgcgttcgTCGCCCTGCCTGGAGCCCTTGGCtgagcgagcgacgcaggacgtgtctgtcgcctcggcgctTGCGCAGCGGCGTTTGATCGACGTGTCTGGCACGAGGGTGTTGCTTTTCGAGGGTTTGTACTTTGGGAGGATCCTCCACAGAGGATTCAGCAACACagtctgcttctgcagctggaAGCGGCCGATTGACATCTCGCAACTGCCGCTCTCGGTGTCGTATGTGAACCATCGCCACCTGCTTCTCCCCAGCCAGCTCGCGGGGGCCCGCGGAGGATCCGAAGACcgcggcgagctccgcgacaggcggcgcccaagagaggaagagatgTGCGTGGACGTCGACGAGGAggtggcggcggacgccaagccgcgcgcggcgaagcaggaggCCTGCAACAAACGCCTGGCCGCCGAgccggaggaagcgcgaaTCGGTGAcatgcgcgaagaagacgcggagatGACTGAGGCGCGGCCCTTCTCAccctcgcccgccccgcggtcgccccgcagcgcgtgtgcggctgctgaggagggggaggagggagcgcgccgggagcgaggaaggagagagaaaggggaGGGAGACCgagtcgccgcgaaggcagaagcagaagaagacgcgaagcggcTTGTCGTGAAGGTGACGCACAAGGACCGGCTTACGAGCTCCGTCGAACTTTTGCGAGCGCGGCACGAggtgcttctgctgcaggagCTGGAGCATCCGAACGTGCTTCCGCTGCTTTTGGCGGGCGAAGATGAGCACGAGATGTTCATGTTCTTCGACTTCGCCACGTGCGGGGACTTGTACAACATCACCAAGATGAAGGCGTTCGACGAGCAAGTCGTCCGCCACATCTGCGTCCAGattctccgcgcgcttcgctACATCCATGGCAACGGCATCATTCACTGTGACATCAAACCCCACAACTTGCTCGTCTTCCGACCGCCCAGCACCCCCGCCCCCGAgtcgcccggcgcgcccgggaccccgccggcggaagagcctctccgcgccgtgCCTTCTCCCCCCCTCGCGACCCGGTCGCTGCCTGTCGACGTTCCGTGCCgagaaggaaggcgcagTGCAAGtcacgacgacggcgacgcgccgcaggtgGCCAAGGACCGCAAAgcggagcgagaagaagagatggaagaagaagagagctgTGCAGAGTCCcagtcggcgcccgccgcggtctCCGTTCTCGATTGCAGCAACGGGCTCGCCAAAGTGCCCGACGAGCTCGATAAAGTCGTCATCAAAGTGTGCGACTTtggcctcgcgcagcacgTCAAGC gcgggcagaTGATCAGGTGCGACGAGCTTCGCGGCAGCCACGGATACCTCGCGCCGGAACTCCTGCAG cgCGAGCCGTACGACGAGCGAATCGATCTCTGGGCAGTCGGCGTCATCGTCTACACGATGATTGGCGGCTACGAGCCGTTCTATCCTCCAAGCGAGTGCATCAAC GGCGAGTTGGAGTTCGACGACCGCTACTGGGGCTGCGTCAGCGCCGAAGCGAAGGACTTTATCGCCAGGTTGTTGACTCGAAATCCTAGGAACCGCATGACTGCGGACGAAGCCCTGGTGCACCCCTG GATCTCTGGTTTCCGGTGA
- a CDS encoding hypothetical protein (encoded by transcript BESB_001690) encodes MTERRGEERKRAKKRKTGSARAAVLTSPNSSPADRRGDKKGSACSGVSLGECPKFFLLLFSKRRRNCCPASAPGECLSAARDMGIGGGPEAGDAGRAPSPPPHVACCDGRKEEAVATEKKREKLKKHVQREARKVEAQASKNGLDEGVHAADGATRSASSDLPSGARPVELREEKRRDHQNPRHRGDLGLRTRVTCEFGGAEGREREKKAEGDDEGTSKRQPEFPSDASTGAPWLFPIRRDWDYRFPEDVPELLQVVCSRINCRPLATDDQDNTRPSSALCSEDGEGMTARNGVAPSHETLEGERLLAVSERMVAEWKQRRAWRQREEKKKKHLAAVPLPPGAPHVTRAAAEEGDTKRSRGDEEVGERASLCALLAACRACPLSWAADGQKPGSKLRGAPAAVYLHHSRRRQPPLPPTEKRGAVCSVRGTGESKQIVSSLVEGPPALPSSPSATASGYERGAGLPAPWALTPESSSQTSFACRPPLLPPAPPSAVPGAPQPPAFLLNPHETWSACPQPPPPRHPQVGGSVCTPPQVEGTGAAAGGGGAPSGELTAAQGRGMMLAPLPPSARHAKAPAQRKHAQADVAVGGGLSGASKGGVRRREDEENRGSGGGRQDVEEGSRLGKREGGKKEGGARLAARYAAGAHPPGSGAGGRGGTGGATAVGDQGASGESVSWPEEVTKQAVRCAIGGTMHEFVRLPDGFSVCFANGNYGAGRFNGFIHLSLPSTGSSSSCPVVPGGYLLLEHAPSWQHPTPMPLFFLRATPRNSRELAEALASPFWARRHPARHLVYRHRAHMLRLLQDRPRKRGKNAQSGGQDQGGKHAATRGGLGEGGGGADGEVKQVPFRAVAEEANSAATANGPNVALGAEQKKSHRRRAEAAASRQAEVAEEEQRVAEGATSRKNRGEGPLAAKARESRKDGRDERGGRTDGEASAQSGEGERTKELDEQPKHTGSASAGCEAKEGGSPPQQGVASPAVSPVAEGNGGALPAPAARLQSFLPADRVGKKRAADRGGKRRQDAPAKCEKTPLPAEGKPRGSLREPQRGGEASRQGRPGCVEEVARRRRLP; translated from the exons ATGACTGAGAGACGTGGCGAGGAGCGAAAACGCGCGAAAAAGCGAAAGACGggaagcgcacgcgcggcagTCCTCACGTCCCCCAACAGCTCCCCTGCGGATCGGCGCGGCGACAAGAAAGGCTCTGCTTGTTCAGGCGTGAGTCTCGGAGAGTGCCCCAAGTTTTTTTTGCTCCTTTTTTcaaagcgaagaaggaatTGCTGCCCGGCGAGTGCGCCTGGAGAGTGCCTctcagcagcgagagacatGGGGATCGGCGGGGGGCCTGAGGCGGGGGACGCAGggcgcgctccttctccgcccccACATGTGGCGTGTTGTGACGggcggaaagaagaggctGTGGcaacggagaagaagcgcgaaaaGCTGAAGAAGCACGTTCAAAGAGAAGCAAGAAaggtggaggcgcaggcctccaAAAACGGCCTTGATGAGGGCGTCCATGCGGCAGATGGCGCCACGCGCTCAGCGTCTTCTGACCTGccctctggcgcgcgcccggTGGAGCTCCGtgaagagaaaaggcgagacCACCAGAATCCTCGGCACCGTGGCGACCTCGGGTTGCGGACGCGGGTCACGTGCGagttcggcggcgcggaaggcagggagcgcgagaagaaggcggagggggaCGACGAAGGGACTTCCAAAAGACAGCCAGAGTTTCCAAGCGACGCCTCGACGGGGGCACCGTGGCTGTTTCCCATCCGGCGCGACTGGGACTATCGCTTCCCAGAGGACGTGCCCGAACTGCTCCAGGTAGTCTGCAGCCGCATCAACTGTCGGCCGCTGGCGACAGACGACCAGGACAACACgcgcccttcttccgcgctctgcagcgaagacggcgaaggaaTGACTGCCCGCAATGGCGTGGCGCCGAGCCACGAGACGCTTGAAGGAGAACGCCTCCTCGCAGTGTCTGAAAGAATGGTCGCCGAGTGGAAGCAACGGCGAGCGTGGAgacagcgcgaggagaagaagaaaaaacaccTCGCGGCCGTTCCCCTGCCACCGGGCGCACCGCACgtcacgcgcgcagcggcggaagaaggcgacaccAAACGTTCGCGGGGTGACGAAGAAGTAGGAGAGCGAGCGTCACTGTGTGCTTTGCTCGCCGCCTGTCGAGCGTGCCCTCTGTCTTGGGCGGCTGACGGCCAGAAACCGGGCTCGAAGCTGcgtggcgcgcctgctgcggtgTACCTACACCACTCCCGAAGACGccagcctccgctgccgcctacGGAGAAGCGCG gcgccgtctgcagcgtcAGAGGGACAGGAGAGTCCAAGCAGattgtctcttctctggtGGAAGGGCCCCCGGCtcttccttcctcgccctcagcGACTGCAAGCGGATATGAGAGGGGCGCtgggctgcctgcgccgtgGGCGCTCACCCCGGAGTCTTCCTCGCAAACCTCGTTCGCTTGCCGACCCCCTCTCTTGCCTCCTGCCCCTCCCAGCGCCGTCCCGGGAGCGCCCCAACCCCCCGCGTTCCTTTTGAATCCTCATGAAACGTGGAGTGCGTGCCCGCaaccgcctccgccgcggcatcCACAGGTCGGCGgcagtgtatgtacaccccCGCAGGTAGAAGGgacgggcgcggctgcaggcggcggaggcgcgccgtcaGGCGAGTTGACTGCTGCGCAGGGCAGGGGGATGatgctggcgccgctgccaccCTCGGCGCGGCATGCGAAAGCCccggcgcagcggaaacATGCACAGGCCGATgtcgcggtcggcggcggcctttcTGGCGCTTCGAAGGGCGGCGTGCGACGgagggaggacgaagagaatCGGGGCAGTGGCGGAGGGCGCCAAGATGTAGAAGAAGGCTCTCGCCTAGgaaagcgagaaggaggcaagaaggaaggaggcgcgcgcttgGCGGCTCGCTATGCGGCCGGCGCCCACCCGCCGGGGAGCGGTGCGGGTGGGCGCGGAGGGAcaggaggcgcgaccgcaGTCGGAGACCAGGGCGCCTCGGGGGAAAGTGTCTCTTGGCCGGAAGAAGTCACGAAGCAGGCTGTGCGCTGCGCTATCGGCGGAACGATGCACGAG tTCGTGCGTCTGCCGGATGGGTTTTCGGTCTGCTTCGCGAACGGCAACTACGGGGCAGGGCGTTTCAACGGCTTCATTCAcctctcgctgccgtccACGgggtcgtcctcctcctgtcCCGTCGTCCCGGGGGGATATCTGCTGCTGGAGCACGCGCCTTCGTGGCAACATCCAACGCCCATGCCgctttttttccttcgcgcgacgccgcgcaacagccgcgagctcgccgaggcgctcgccagccCGTTCTGGGCGCGCAGGCATCCTGCGCGGCACCtggtgtacagacaccgcGCGCACATGCTTCGCTTGCTTCAGGAccggccgcggaagcgcggaAAAAACGCACAGAGCGGGGGGCAAGATCAGGGAGGAAAGCatgcagcgacgcgaggcgggttgggggaaggcggaggcggcgcggatggCGAGGTCAAGCAGGTCCCCTTCCGCGCGgtcgcagaggaagcgaactccgcagcgaccgcgaacGGCCCGAATGTCGCACTGGGCGccgagcagaagaagagtcACCGACGCCGggctgaagctgctgcgAGTCGGCAGGCAGAGGTAGCGGAGGAagagcagcgcgtcgcggagggcgcgaccTCAAGGAAGAACCGAGGAGAGGGACCGctggccgcgaaggcgagagagagcaggaaagacgggcgcgacgagcgaggaggaaggacgGACGGCGAAGCCTCGGCGCAGTctggcgagggagagagaacaAAAGAGCTAGACGAGCAGCCGAAGCACACCGgttccgcctccgcaggctgcGAGG